The sequence below is a genomic window from Deltaproteobacteria bacterium.
TTCACCACCGGCAGCAGGTGCAGCAGAAACAGCAACAGGTGCAGCAGCGGAAACACCAAATTTCTCTTCAAGTTCCTTTACAAGCTCAGATAATTCGAGAACGGAAATACCTTCTAAATATTTAATTACATCGTTTTTAGTTACAGCCATTTTCTATTCCTCCAAAACTAGCGTTTAATTTATTATTTTTCTTTCCCTTTTCCAATAGCGGAAAGTACCTGCACGAGACTTCTCTGGTTACCGGAAAGCACAGTAACAAAACCGCGCATAGGCCCGTTAAGCACACTAAGCAATTGTCCGAGCAGTATTTCCTTGGACGGTAATTTAGACAGCGCTTCAATATCGGCAATGCCGAGCAGTTTATCACCGAGTAAACCTGCCTTTAGCTCCAGATCGTCATGCTCTTCAGCAAGACCCTTTAGCACCTTAGCGCCGGCTACGGGATCATCAAAGCTGAAAGCAATTGCTGTAGGCCCTTTAAGCGAATCGGACAAAACCTCCGAGTCCGTTCCTTTAATTGCAATACGTGCCAGGGTATTCTTTGTAACCCTTAACTCGACGGATGCTTGTCTAAGTTTGCTTCTGACTTCATTCATTTCTGATACGGTCAGACCACGATAATCCGTCACAATCGCCGACTTCGCTCTCGAAAAACTATCTTTAAGTTTTTCAATTTCCTGATTTTTTTCTACTCTCAATCTTATCTCCCTCCTTTCTCTCCACCTTTAGCATATAGCCAGAAGGAGTGAAAGGTTTATCATTGACCACACTCTCCTGTCTCGGCAGGCCGGATATTTCCGATTAAACACTTGAAGCGAACCTGCTGTCTCTGACTGCGCGTTTATATGGCGTTATTATTAATAACTAATTTATATCTTTATCTCCTAAACTTTAACAGTAGAAGGCTCGACCTTGATACCTGGCCCCATGGTAGTAGAAATCGTTATTCCTCTTAAGTAAGTTCCTTTGCAAGCTTCAGGCTTGGCTTTTACAATGGCGTCG
It includes:
- the rplJ gene encoding 50S ribosomal protein L10, translated to MRVEKNQEIEKLKDSFSRAKSAIVTDYRGLTVSEMNEVRSKLRQASVELRVTKNTLARIAIKGTDSEVLSDSLKGPTAIAFSFDDPVAGAKVLKGLAEEHDDLELKAGLLGDKLLGIADIEALSKLPSKEILLGQLLSVLNGPMRGFVTVLSGNQRSLVQVLSAIGKGKEK